CAATGACTAATACGAGAAAAATCATACCAGCAGTGCTGTAATTCCATCCAAAACGAAACTCTGCATGCAGGGCTATTATGAAAAGGGCCAAAAGTCCGAGATAGATATGGGCTAAAAGCCAATTGTCCAGCCTGCCTGGCATTCCCCTGGCCATACGTCTGCGAAGCGAATAAGTTATCACGAATAGGATAAGAAGAACGGCCAATATGCCAAGAAAATAAACAATACCGTCTTCAATGCCTGGTATCGGAAGGTTTGGCCCCCAGCGATAAACTGCCCAGAAAATAAAGCCAGCGATTAGTGTAAATCCAATAAATTTCTTATGTGTCTTTGAAATCCTTATCATTGGTACTTGTCCCTCTTTTGAATGATATCTTCTTCATCTCCGAAATATGAAATGGGATTTACCCAGCGTATGGCATGGGTAGGGCAATTATCGGTACATGCGGTATCGGGATATCCCATGCAGTTGTCACATTTAATGGCGAGCTTTTTGGGTTTTAACCTCGTGTCTTCGGTCTTTTCTCCCTTCCCGTCTCCTGCTTTAGCTCTACCTAGTAAGGCATCAAATATATCGAATTTTCTTTTTTCGTGTACTGTTTTCGTTGAGACCATCTGTATGACATTGTATGGACATCTTATCGCGCACCCAGCGCACCCTATGCATTTATCATCTATGATATAGATCTCACCTGTTGGCGCTCTCTTGATAGCATCAAAGTTGCAGATCAGGCAGACCGGGTCTTGGCATAAACGACAGGCAACAGGAATAGATATTTCGGCGAACCGTGTTCCTCTTCTATCTAGGCGTGGATAACCATGCCGGTCCTCACAGGCCTCTACACAATTGTTACAATGAATACAGGTTCTCAGGTCAATGATGAGAAGATTCTCACTTTGTATGATTCCCTTTTCCACTAATGCTTCAAGCCTCTCCGCCTTAGCCGGATCCCTCTGGACTTCCAGGGTCTTGAGCTTTCGCTCCATAATAATGTCCTGCATTTCTTCAGCCAGCTTTGGGTCTGTACCAAGTAGTGCGTTGAAATCCTCTTTTGCTACCTGGATTAGCTCAACCTTCGTGAAGGCTGATACGGTGGCACTTCGTTTCTCATCTTCCAGAAGTGCCATCTCTCCGAAGTAGCTTCCCTGCGCAAGATAGGCAATAATCTGGTCTTTATCCCCACTTTGTTTTGTTATCTTGACAAATCCATTCCGTATTATATATAGAGAATCTCCGGGATCGCCTTCCCTGAATATGACATCTCCTTGATTAAAGGATTTTAGTTTGACTTTACCTTCTAGTTCCTTGAGCATAGCGTCGCTCAAATTTCCAAAAAGCGGTACTTTTCTAAGATAAGTACGAACGGCTCGTACAGTATATTTTTCTTCGATTATTTCCCTGAACTTGGGAGATATCTTCATTAATTCCTTTAGAACCTCTGAAGGTATCTCGAGCAGGTATAAGTTGTCCTTGGCCGAAACTGTAGCGCTCCTTGGATAGCCTGATAATGCTGCCATTTCTCCGAAAATGTCACCTGCTTCCAGGTTGGCGAGGGTCAAATTGTCGTATCCTGCGGTATTGATTGTTACCTCTACCGAACCTTCAAGAATTGCGAAAAATGTGTCGCCGTATTCTCCCTCTCGACAAACAACACTCCCTGCTGAAAACTGCTGCTTTTTAGACTTATCGACCAGGCTGCTAATATTTTCTGCCGAAAGCTCCGCGAAGAGATGCATCTGGTTTAATTTTTCCTTTATGGATTCCTCCTCGGAACGTATATCGTTAACTGTTGGGGTATTCTGTGGTGTATTCATCGATCATCCATCACACGTTATCGATTTATTATTTTAGCAAAATTTATAAATTAATCGGGCATTCTCTTTGTTTTCAATTTCAATAGGCATTGGAGAATGAAACAATCAGTTTAGTTCGAGAATCCTACCTTTCTCATTGCTTACTATAAAACCTTTAAGAGTTGCGTTTTCTCTCCTGGAGGCTTTTTCTATAACCGCAATGCTGTCTTCTGTTCCGTGGAGCATGTAAATCTGTCCAGCACTATTGTAGATTACGTGCATATGAGGTTCATATTCATTACATGGCGCTACCGATAATCCGTGAACTTAATTTTCTTAACTTCATAGGGAACAAAAGTATACACTAGTCTCCATCTATCCTGCTACTCCACTTGTGCTTATAGGGCAAACGCTACCGCATCGCTTATCTGGACCAGGAAAGTCAGGATCTAGAACCTCGTGCTCCTTGTTATTATTGTCCAGGTTGTCAAACTCATCTAGTGGGCATGGTGTAGTTTGGTCACTACTATGATTTTCCCATTCATCGCTGCTTGGGCATAGATTGTTCGCAATGGCCGGTCTCAACAAATATATTGAAACATGCAGGAAGACAGACGATGTTCCCAAAATCGTTATTATTAAGATTGCCGCCGTGATTAACTTTTTCATTTCTGCCTGCTCT
This DNA window, taken from Thermodesulfobacteriota bacterium, encodes the following:
- a CDS encoding cyclic nucleotide-binding domain-containing protein; protein product: MNTPQNTPTVNDIRSEEESIKEKLNQMHLFAELSAENISSLVDKSKKQQFSAGSVVCREGEYGDTFFAILEGSVEVTINTAGYDNLTLANLEAGDIFGEMAALSGYPRSATVSAKDNLYLLEIPSEVLKELMKISPKFREIIEEKYTVRAVRTYLRKVPLFGNLSDAMLKELEGKVKLKSFNQGDVIFREGDPGDSLYIIRNGFVKITKQSGDKDQIIAYLAQGSYFGEMALLEDEKRSATVSAFTKVELIQVAKEDFNALLGTDPKLAEEMQDIIMERKLKTLEVQRDPAKAERLEALVEKGIIQSENLLIIDLRTCIHCNNCVEACEDRHGYPRLDRRGTRFAEISIPVACRLCQDPVCLICNFDAIKRAPTGEIYIIDDKCIGCAGCAIRCPYNVIQMVSTKTVHEKRKFDIFDALLGRAKAGDGKGEKTEDTRLKPKKLAIKCDNCMGYPDTACTDNCPTHAIRWVNPISYFGDEEDIIQKRDKYQ